In a single window of the Verrucomicrobiales bacterium genome:
- a CDS encoding autotransporter-associated beta strand repeat-containing protein — protein MPTQVFSAGSILRIWLLVVGFGLPLTTFAASKTWTGLGATGNWTSPANWQNNDAPDPGDILNFPQNASRKTSNTNNFPSGTAFSTVNIFGADYRLRGNGIVISNYVGIGIPGGTNVIDLDLTAAGPGAGLTLRSFSTDHRLTISGDIELNSRNLTLEGEGDYILTGSIRGSGGIRKLNTGELILSGPVGNTYSGPTLVGAGTLRLSKALLLGFPNPLVSPRTAIPGRLVIGSGSSGPITEFVIHTYSNQIADSSVVEVLGSGELDLEGNNDQIGSLSMRGGSIVTRQARDLGQLTLGGDVDVALGSQPSVIEGQLNLGPNGQRLFDIAQGATLRVDARIVGQPGVSLVKSNRGNLFLTASNLFSGDVELLGGFLTLGHGAALGDVTGVTRIRSGILAIDSTSQGLGIREPLEALGPSGVLRTDSGSYSWLGSVLLEDDLSIEVPTIGSLTILGLISGPAGWVKTGDGTLTFKTGSTNTYSGTSWVQRGNFVMDGVLNQVVVPGPLVVGNHTDPTNTTRAWSIKQHQIADNAPVTVNRSGVLELVVGDERIGSLTFNGGAVNSLNNTLVLGGDILVNATNEMARLYGHLSLGGVSRQINTVGTANTPDLLIEAEILDGGAAAGLSKVGEGSLQLANANLFSGLVTVTDGELRVSHPEALGGASAGTVLSGPDGPRLVLQSVASLTIVAEPLTLDSTSPGLPAVLRNFTGSNQWNGPITLLAPESVIEVPSIPRPLALGGTIGGVGGLTKAGPGVLTLNGNAANTFSGLTKVHEGELILNKPLGEAIPGDLQIGDGLGGANSDRVIVRGSGGAIGNSSRIALSNSGFLILDSVSEAVGSIEGLGNISILGNTSGLVVGGNQLSTVYSGLMTGDGSLEKVGAGVLQFTGGSLLTGKTAISEGALIVDSEMTSSSGVLVNQPLNPANNPPGILGGSGNLPKVVGFPGGTLSPGAGPGQTAVLRVKGDLELSSSDVRIEINGLAPGVGYDVIRVNGGVILGNSSLHLTSAFTATTNDSFLVLQKTSPGPIQGIFLNATEGSIIGTAPDTFRITYQGGDGNDVVLQRVGVAGSTISGISALAGGTMEILGQGQPFATYILEAAPHLDIPIPWTPVATNSANQNGLYQFIDAYLEQGAQLFPKRFYRVISP, from the coding sequence ATGCCAACCCAGGTTTTCTCCGCTGGTTCCATCCTAAGAATCTGGCTTCTCGTAGTTGGATTCGGGCTTCCTCTCACCACCTTTGCCGCCAGTAAGACTTGGACGGGCTTGGGCGCCACCGGCAATTGGACCAGTCCGGCCAATTGGCAGAACAACGACGCGCCCGATCCGGGCGATATTCTGAATTTCCCCCAGAATGCCTCGCGGAAGACCAGCAACACCAATAACTTCCCTTCCGGAACTGCCTTCTCGACCGTGAACATTTTCGGGGCTGACTATCGGCTTCGGGGCAATGGGATCGTGATCAGTAACTACGTGGGCATCGGAATTCCCGGCGGCACCAATGTCATCGATCTGGACCTTACCGCCGCCGGTCCAGGAGCGGGCCTGACCCTCCGTAGCTTTAGCACTGATCACCGGCTCACGATCAGCGGAGATATTGAGCTGAATTCTCGTAACCTTACCCTGGAGGGTGAAGGCGATTACATTCTCACCGGCTCGATCCGCGGGTCAGGCGGAATTCGGAAGCTCAACACGGGCGAATTGATTCTGTCGGGCCCAGTGGGTAACACTTACTCTGGACCGACTCTCGTGGGCGCGGGCACCCTCCGGTTGAGCAAAGCGCTGCTGCTCGGATTTCCCAACCCCCTGGTGTCTCCGAGAACGGCGATTCCAGGACGCCTGGTTATTGGGTCGGGATCAAGCGGTCCGATCACTGAGTTCGTCATTCACACGTACAGCAACCAGATTGCGGACAGCTCCGTGGTGGAGGTTCTCGGGTCCGGGGAACTGGATCTGGAGGGAAACAACGACCAGATCGGATCGCTGAGCATGCGGGGAGGAAGCATCGTCACCCGTCAGGCGCGAGATCTCGGCCAGTTGACCCTCGGTGGAGATGTCGACGTGGCCTTGGGTAGCCAGCCATCGGTGATTGAGGGGCAGCTTAACCTGGGACCGAATGGCCAACGGCTCTTTGATATTGCTCAGGGGGCCACCTTGCGAGTGGATGCGCGGATCGTGGGCCAGCCGGGCGTATCCCTCGTCAAGTCCAACCGAGGAAATCTGTTCCTGACCGCCTCCAATCTCTTCAGTGGCGATGTCGAGCTTCTGGGTGGGTTCCTGACCCTTGGCCATGGGGCGGCCCTCGGAGATGTTACCGGAGTGACTCGCATTCGAAGCGGAATTCTTGCTATCGACAGCACCTCCCAAGGACTGGGAATCCGAGAGCCGCTCGAGGCCCTCGGACCCTCGGGCGTGTTGCGGACGGACTCCGGTTCGTACAGCTGGCTCGGCTCGGTTCTTTTGGAAGACGACCTCTCGATTGAAGTGCCGACCATTGGCTCCTTGACCATCCTCGGTTTGATATCCGGGCCGGCCGGTTGGGTCAAAACAGGCGATGGAACGCTCACCTTCAAGACTGGCTCGACCAACACCTATAGCGGCACCAGCTGGGTTCAGAGGGGCAATTTCGTCATGGATGGTGTGTTAAATCAGGTGGTAGTCCCGGGACCTCTGGTGGTGGGAAACCACACGGACCCTACCAACACCACTCGCGCCTGGAGCATCAAACAGCATCAAATTGCCGATAATGCTCCGGTGACTGTCAATCGGAGTGGAGTGCTTGAGTTGGTTGTGGGGGATGAGCGCATCGGTTCGCTGACGTTCAACGGAGGGGCGGTAAATTCATTGAACAATACCCTGGTGTTGGGCGGGGACATCCTGGTGAACGCGACCAATGAAATGGCCCGGCTCTACGGACATTTGTCGCTTGGCGGCGTCAGTCGCCAGATCAACACCGTGGGGACTGCCAATACTCCGGACCTGCTCATTGAGGCGGAGATCCTTGATGGTGGAGCTGCTGCAGGGTTAAGCAAGGTGGGGGAAGGTTCACTTCAGCTCGCCAATGCCAATCTCTTTTCGGGTTTGGTGACCGTAACCGACGGTGAACTTCGAGTCTCGCATCCTGAGGCCCTGGGCGGTGCTTCGGCTGGGACGGTCCTTTCGGGTCCCGATGGTCCCAGGCTCGTGCTCCAGTCCGTGGCCAGCCTGACGATCGTCGCTGAGCCCCTCACCCTAGATAGCACGTCCCCTGGCTTGCCCGCAGTGCTGCGAAACTTTACCGGAAGTAATCAATGGAATGGTCCCATCACACTTCTCGCCCCGGAGTCTGTCATCGAAGTGCCAAGCATTCCACGGCCGCTGGCCTTGGGAGGCACCATCGGTGGAGTAGGTGGATTGACGAAAGCAGGTCCTGGTGTGTTGACCTTGAATGGAAATGCCGCCAACACCTTTAGCGGTCTGACCAAGGTCCACGAGGGTGAACTCATTCTGAACAAGCCGCTGGGTGAAGCCATTCCGGGCGATCTCCAGATTGGGGACGGTCTGGGTGGTGCCAACTCGGATCGCGTGATCGTGCGTGGCTCCGGGGGGGCGATCGGAAACTCCTCGCGGATTGCTTTGAGCAACTCCGGCTTCTTGATCCTCGATTCGGTTTCCGAAGCGGTGGGTTCCATCGAAGGACTGGGGAATATTTCAATCCTCGGCAACACCAGCGGGTTGGTGGTTGGGGGTAACCAGCTGTCCACCGTCTATTCGGGTCTGATGACCGGAGACGGCAGCTTGGAGAAGGTGGGGGCGGGAGTGCTTCAGTTCACCGGCGGTAGTTTGCTGACGGGAAAGACAGCGATTTCGGAAGGAGCTCTCATCGTCGACAGTGAAATGACCTCCAGTTCCGGCGTGCTAGTGAACCAGCCTCTGAATCCGGCGAACAACCCGCCGGGCATTCTGGGAGGATCCGGCAATCTGCCCAAGGTAGTAGGATTTCCGGGAGGGACCCTGTCTCCTGGGGCTGGGCCTGGTCAAACCGCCGTGCTTCGAGTGAAGGGAGATCTGGAGCTGTCGTCCAGCGATGTTCGCATCGAGATCAATGGCTTGGCTCCCGGAGTTGGTTACGATGTGATTCGTGTTAACGGTGGAGTGATCTTGGGAAACAGCTCCCTACATTTGACCTCCGCATTTACAGCCACAACCAACGACAGCTTTCTGGTCTTGCAGAAGACGAGCCCGGGCCCGATTCAGGGAATTTTCCTGAATGCGACGGAAGGGTCGATCATCGGGACCGCCCCGGACACATTTCGTATTACCTATCAGGGTGGTGATGGCAATGATGTGGTTCTGCAGCGAGTGGGCGTCGCGGGATCCACCATCAGCGGCATCTCCGCTTTGGCGGGCGGAACGATGGAAATCCTCGGGCAAGGGCAGCCCTTCGCGACCTATATTCTGGAAGCGGCACCCCATCTGGACATCCCGATCCCCTGGACACCGGTTGCCACTAACAGCGCGAACCAAAACGGGCTCTACCAGTTCATCGACGCTTACCTGGAGCAGGGGGCGCAGCTCTTTCCCAAGCGATTCTACCGCGTGATCTCTCCCTAG